A window of the Gossypium hirsutum isolate 1008001.06 chromosome A05, Gossypium_hirsutum_v2.1, whole genome shotgun sequence genome harbors these coding sequences:
- the LOC121229290 gene encoding uncharacterized protein encodes MSEPPFRPREKLIEKQKQFQSIHKPTYLKGRYDKITSIAIPAALAATSLYFIAEGIYNMSHGIGKKE; translated from the exons ATGTCGGAGCCACCGTTCAGGCCCAGGGAGAAGCTTATTGAGAAACAAAAACAGTTTCAAAGCATCCATAAGCCGACTTACCTTAAAGGACGATATGATAAGATCACTTCCATTGCCATTCCCGCTGCTTTGGCTGCAACTTCACTTTATTTCATT GCAGAAGGGATTTACAATATGTCTCATGGGATTGGAAAGAAAGAATGA